In Elephas maximus indicus isolate mEleMax1 chromosome 7, mEleMax1 primary haplotype, whole genome shotgun sequence, the following proteins share a genomic window:
- the LOC126080976 gene encoding phospholipase A and acyltransferase 4-like isoform X1, producing MTMPLQEPKPGDLIQAEVFHTGYEDWAIYVEGGYVIHLYTKESPRAGSSKRFRFLRERTMEQQENMKDVFGGCCYVVNNYLDHEYRPQSVGDIINSEKEKVGQKKEYNILYRNCDREHFVNHLDSGQPSQVISRRIQSSPMCEVCTSLSAALLTL from the exons ATGACTATG CCACTCCAAGAGCCCAAGCCTGGGGACCTGATTCAGGCTGAAGTTTTTCACACTGGCTATGAGGACTGGGCCATCTACGTAGAAGGTGGCTATGTGATCCATCTGTACACAA AGGAGAGTCCCAGGGCTGGCTCTTCCAAAAGATTCCGTTTTCTGAGAGAAAGGACTATGGAACAGCAGGAGAACATGAAGGACGTGTTTGGGGGCTGCTGCTACGTAGTAAACAACTACTTGGACCACGAGTACAGACCACAGTCAGTAGGTGACATCATCAATTCTGAGAAGGAGAAGGttggccagaagaaggaatacaaCATTCTCTATAGGAACTGTGACCGTGAGCACTTTGTCAATCATCTTGACAGTGGGCAG CCTTCCCAGGTTATTTCTAGGAGGATCCAGAGCTCTCCCATGTGTGAGGTATGCACATCTCTCTCTGCTGCACTGCTCACCTTGTGA
- the LOC126080976 gene encoding phospholipase A and acyltransferase 4-like isoform X2, which produces MTMPLQEPKPGDLIQAEVFHTGYEDWAIYVEGGYVIHLYTKESPRAGSSKRFRFLRERTMEQQENMKDVFGGCCYVVNNYLDHEYRPQSVGDIINSEKEKVGQKKEYNILYRNCDREHFVNHLDSGQARNIRNHVF; this is translated from the exons ATGACTATG CCACTCCAAGAGCCCAAGCCTGGGGACCTGATTCAGGCTGAAGTTTTTCACACTGGCTATGAGGACTGGGCCATCTACGTAGAAGGTGGCTATGTGATCCATCTGTACACAA AGGAGAGTCCCAGGGCTGGCTCTTCCAAAAGATTCCGTTTTCTGAGAGAAAGGACTATGGAACAGCAGGAGAACATGAAGGACGTGTTTGGGGGCTGCTGCTACGTAGTAAACAACTACTTGGACCACGAGTACAGACCACAGTCAGTAGGTGACATCATCAATTCTGAGAAGGAGAAGGttggccagaagaaggaatacaaCATTCTCTATAGGAACTGTGACCGTGAGCACTTTGTCAATCATCTTGACAGTGGGCAG GCCAGAAACATCAGAAATCACGTGTTTTAG